The Flammeovirga pectinis genomic interval CTGAAGGTAAAATAGGTGTAGATGCTTGTAAAATATATTGTCCTTCATCGTATTTACTATTACAATAATGAATAGTTATACCTGAGATAGCTTCCTTATTTTTCACAACAGCTTTGTGTACGTTACTTCCGTACATTCCTTTTCCGCCATATTTTGGCAATAGTGCAGGGTGTATATTGATTACTTTATCTGTGAAATGATCAAGTATATCGTTAGCTACTAATAATAAGAAACCTGCAAGAATTACATAGTCTACTTTTTCTTTAACTAAAAAGTCAAGAACAGTTCCATCATTAAAAGATGATTTAGGAAAATAATGTCCATCAACACCTAAATTGTTTGCTTTTTCTAAAACACCTGCATCTTTGTTATTAGATAATACAACGAAATCAACATTCTTATTTTCAGAAAAATGTTGGATTATCTTTAAAGCATTTGATCCTGTGCCTGAAGCAAAAATTGCAATCTTTGTCATATTCTTAGTTTAGTTTCCGTAAATATAACTGCATAATTTCATTAATCTTTATAATACCAAAAAAAGCATTGAACCTAATTAGATTCAATGCTTTTAGTTAGACTTAAGTTAACAACTTAATCTAGGTTTATCTGATCAATACCAATGGATGCAGCGCCTAAAATACCAGCATTGTTACCAAGTGTAGCAAGCTGAATGTTTAAATCTTTTGTATAATATTCAGGTAAGAAGTTATTAATAACTTCATACATGTTCCCTTTTAGGTAATCGAATGTTTCTGAGACACCGCCACCAATAAGGATTGATTTTATATCAAGAATACGGACGCAAGAAACAATTAGTTCACCTACGTATTTTCCCATATCATGGAACACCTGTAAAGCTACTTCATCTCCTTCATGTGCAGCTGTTGCAACTATTTTTGCATCAAATTCACCTTTTACTAAAGAAGTAGATAACTTACCTTCATCTATATATTTCGTTGCCATTTCTATTATACCAGCTTTACCTATGTTCTGTTCAATAGTTTTGCCTGTACTAGAAAGAATATGACCAATTTCTAAACCGTTTCCATCTCCTCCTTTAAAAACACGACCGTTAATAACGCATCCTCCACCAACACCTGTTCCAAGTGTAATGAAAATATATGTTTTAGGAACGGCGTCTAAACCAAAATGAAGCTCACCAAGTGCTGCAGCATTTGCATCATTATCCATTGCAATAGGCAATGAGGGGAAATTGTTTTTTAAAATTTTTACAAGTGGTTGTCTAGAGAGAGAAGGGACGTTTGGTAAATCTAGCGTAGAAAGCCCATCTGCAGAGATTGTACCTGGAATCCCGATACCAACAGAAGCAATATTTGGATATTTAGCTAATCTTTTTTCGAGTAGTTTAGAAAAATTACCACAGAAATCACCACCTTCAGAAACTTCTTTAGTTGGGTATTTTTTCTTTTTAATGATATTACCATCAGAGTCAACAACTCCAAACTTTACATTAGTACCACCAAT includes:
- the purN gene encoding phosphoribosylglycinamide formyltransferase, whose protein sequence is MTKIAIFASGTGSNALKIIQHFSENKNVDFVVLSNNKDAGVLEKANNLGVDGHYFPKSSFNDGTVLDFLVKEKVDYVILAGFLLLVANDILDHFTDKVINIHPALLPKYGGKGMYGSNVHKAVVKNKEAISGITIHYCNSKYDEGQYILQASTPILPSDSPEEVGAKVLKLEHFYFPRVVQQLLGE
- a CDS encoding ROK family protein, whose translation is MKHFLGVDIGGTNVKFGVVDSDGNIIKKKKYPTKEVSEGGDFCGNFSKLLEKRLAKYPNIASVGIGIPGTISADGLSTLDLPNVPSLSRQPLVKILKNNFPSLPIAMDNDANAAALGELHFGLDAVPKTYIFITLGTGVGGGCVINGRVFKGGDGNGLEIGHILSSTGKTIEQNIGKAGIIEMATKYIDEGKLSTSLVKGEFDAKIVATAAHEGDEVALQVFHDMGKYVGELIVSCVRILDIKSILIGGGVSETFDYLKGNMYEVINNFLPEYYTKDLNIQLATLGNNAGILGAASIGIDQINLD